AGGGGCAAGCCCTGCCCCTGCCAAAATGATGCCCATCACCTTTCGCCCCGTTGCCGTGCCGGACGATTTCGAGCGCCTCGCGGCGATTGCCAGCCAAAGCTCGACGCGGCCGATCACGGCGGCGCAACTGACTGAGTGGGAGTGGCAACTGCCGCCCGGCACGGTGCGCGAGCGGCTGTGCGCGATCGACGAGCGCGGCGCGGTGGCTGGCTACAGCCTGTGCGAGCGCGTGCCGTTCATGCTCCCGGGCAATTACTACGTCGATGTGCATGTTGACCGCGCGGCGCAGCGGCGGGGCGTCGGCGCGCGCCTGCTGGCCGAGGCGGAGCACTTCGCCGTCGCGCACGGCGCCACGCGGCTGGAGAGCGAGGTCAGCGACATTGACCCGGCCTGGCAGGCGTTCGCCGCGCGGCGCGGTTTCACGGTCGACCGCCGCATCTTCGAATCGCGGCTTGACCTGGCGGCGTTCGACGAGCGCCCGTTCGTCGGCGTGGTCGAGGCAGCGCAGGCGGGCGGCATCCGCTTTTTTGCCCTAGCCGAGGCGGGCAACACGGAAGCGAACCGCCGCCGCCTGTTCGCGCTCAGCCACGCCTGCGCGCAGGACATTCCGGGCCGCGAGCCGATCAACATGACGTTCGAGGATATGGACCGGCTCGGCTACCAGACCAGCTTCTTCCGGCCGGACGGCGTCTGGCTGGCCGCCGACGGCGATACCTGGGTCGGGCAGACGGTCATCTCGTACTACGCGGAGACGAACTCGACCTACACCCAGCACACTGGTGTGCTGCGCGCCTATCGCGAGCGGCGCATCGCGCTGGCGCTCAAACTGCTCGGCATCCGCTGGTCGCGCTCAATCGGCGCGGCGCACACGCGCACGCACAACGACTCGCAGAACACGCCGATTCTGGCGATCAACCGCGCGCTCGGCTTCCAGCCGCTGCCGGGGTATGCGCGGATGCTGAAGGCAGTGAACAGTGGGCAGTGAACAGTGAACAGTAAACGGTGACTGTCCACTGTTGACTGTTCACCGTTCACTGATTCCCGAATAGGAGCAACTATCATGCCATCCACGGAACTCAACTGGCTGACCGCCACGGAACTCGCCGCACGCATCCGGCGCAAAGAGGTCTCTGCGCGCGAGGTGATGGAGGCGCATCTGGCGCAGATCGACCGCGTGAATCCGAAGGTCAACGCGATCGTGACCTTCTTGCCGGAGCGCGCCATGGACGGCGCGCGCGCCGCCGACGAGCAGCAGGCGCGCGGCGAGCCGCTCGGCCCGCTGCACGGCCTGCCGATCGCGCACAAGGACCTGGTGGAGACGAAAGGCATCCGCACCACCTACGGCTCGCCGATCTACAAAGACTTTGTGCCGGACTTTGACGCGCTGATCATCGAGCGCATGCGCGGCGCGGGCGCGATCACGATCGGCAAGACCAACACGCCGGAGTTCGGCGCCGGCTCGCAGACGTTCAACCCGGTCTTCGGCGCGACGCTCAACCCGTACGACACGACGAAGACCTGCGGCGGCTCCAGCGGCGGCGCGGCGGTCGCGCTGGCGTGCGGTATGCTGCCGATCGCCGATGGCAGCGACACGGGCGGCTCGCTGCGCAACCCGGCCAACTTCAACAACGTGGTCGGCTTCCGCACCGCGCCCGGCCGCGTGCCGGTCTGGCCGTCGCGCAACGGCTGGGCGACCCTGCCGGTCAAGGGGCCGATGGCGCGCACCGTGCAGGACGTGGCGCTGCTGCTGTCGGTGCTGGCCGGCCCCGACCCGCGCTCGCCGATCGCGATCATGGAGCCGAGCAGCACGTTCATGCAATCGCTGGCGCGCGACTTCAAGGGCGTGCGCATCGCCTGGAGCCCGACGCTCGGCGGCCTGCCGGTCGATCCGCGCGTGACGGCCGCGCTGGAGGCGCAGCGGCACGTCTTCGCCGACCTGGGCTGCGCCGTCGAGGCGGCCGACCCCGACCTGCACGACGCCGACGAGATCTTCAAGGTCCTGCGCGCGGCGAACTTCGCGCTGGCCTACGGCGACCTGATCAAGACGCACCGCGACCAGATCAAGGAGACGGTCATCTGGAACACCGAGGAGGGCCTCAAGCTGACCGGCCCGCAGATCGGCGCTGCCGAGCAGAAGCATACCGCGCTGTACCAGCGCATGCGCGCCTTCATGACGCAGTACGAGTTCGTCATCTGCCCGGTCAATCAGGTGCCGCCGTTTGACGTCAAGACGCCGTATCCGACCGAGATCGCGGGCGTCAAGATGGAGACGTACATCGACTGGATGAAGTCGGCGTACTACATCACCGTGACCGGGCACCCGGCGATCTCGGTGCCGTGCGGTTTCACCCCGGAAGGATTGCCGGTCGGCGTGCAGATCGTGGGCCGGCACCAGAACGAGATGGGTGTGCTGCAACTTGCACACGCCTTCGAGCAGGCGACCGGCTTCGGGAAGCAGCGGCCAGTCGTGGCCGCTTGATCCGTTCAGCGTAGGGACGGGTCTCTGACCCGTCCGTTACGCAAGGAGCGTACCATGTTCGATTTTCTGAAGGGCGCCAAAGCGACGATGACGGTCACGCTCGACCGCGCGGCCAACCAGGCGTACTTGCCCGGCGAGACCGTGCGCGCGCAGATCGTCGTCGAGACGCAGGGCGAATTCAAGGTGCAGGAAGGTCGCGTCGCGCTGGTGTACATCGAAGACTACCAGTACCGCGACGAGCGCGCGACCACCGATTCCGACGGCGATCACAGCCGCGAGATCGTGAAGGTGTGGGGCAAATCCGAGGCCGAGGTCCAGCGCGTAGTCTTCGCGCGCGAGGGGCCGCTGCCGAAGAACGTGCGCCAGACGTTCGACTACAGCGTGGCGATCCCGCCGCAGGCGCTGCCCTCGCTGACCGGCGGAGCGATCCTGAAGTCGCGCTGGGTGGTCAAGGCGACGCTCGACCGGCGGCTGGCCTCCGACGTGAACACGGAGGCGATGCTGACCGTGGTGACGCTGGCGCTAGGCACCAACCGCGCCCCCGGCGAGTTCGGCGCATCGAACGAGCCGAATGAGGCGGCGCTGTCGCTGGCGCTGCCCGGCCACGAGTTTGTGCCCGGCGAGACGATCAGCGGGCAGTTCAGCGTGCGCCCGGCGAAGAACTTCGACGCCTCGGAAGTGCGCGTCGAACTGGTCTGCCTGGAGAACGTGCCGCGCGAAAAGGGCAACACGCACGAAGGTATTGCGAAGGTCAAGCTGGCCGGCGGCACGAAGTTTCAGGCCGGGCAGCCGATCGTGTTTCCGTTCAGCGTCGCGGTGCCCGCGGTCGCCCCGGCGAGCGCAAACACGCCGAACGGCTCGATCACCTGGGTGCTCAAGGGCGTGCTTTCGCGCACCCTGCGCTCCGATACGCGCGTCGAGGAGCCGGTGCTGGTTTACCCGGCGCGGCGCTAAAGCAAATCCGCGAATAACGCGAATCGGCGCTAATCTCTTTCCACGAAATGACACGAAGAAACACGAACTGAATCTCGTCTTCGGATTCGCGACGGTTCGTGGAAGCGAGTTGTATACTCAACTTAATCATGTCCTAAACTGTCATGTATGTCCTGTGCAGCGGGGCTTTGCCCCGCTCCGCGCCTGCGGCGCGGGCACAGGATGAAGCGCGAAGGCAAGACCATTGTCCAATGAGCGCGTCGCGTGCGCGAAACATCTGAAGTGCTGTAGTCTCGATGCCTCGCGCGTGAAGCGTGTGCCAGGCCGCAAGTCTGGCCTGCGCGCTCGGCATGACAAGAGCAGGGCATGAACAGCTTGAATCAGTACCAGTCAACCTGTTTCATGGAGACGCTATGACAGCCACAATCATCGACGGCACCAAGATTGCCGAGGATATCCGCAACAAGGTCAAGGCCGAAGCGGCAGAGTTGAAGGAGAAGCACGGTCTCGTCGCCGGGCTGGCGACCGTGCTGGTGGGCGACAATCCGGGCTCGCACGCCTATGTGCGCATGAAGCGCAAGACCTGCGCCGATCTGGGACTGACCTCGTTCGGGCATGAACTGCCGGCGACCGCCACGCAGGCCGAGGTCGTCGACCTCGTGCGCCGGCTAGGCGCCGACCCGGCGGTGCACGGCATCCTCGTGCAGCTGCCGCTGCCGAACCAGATCAGCGAGGAAGCGGTGCTGCGCGAGGTGCCGCTGGCCAAGGACGTGGACGGCTTCAACCCGGTCAACATCGGCAACCTGGGCATGAAGAACCGCACGCCGACGTTCGCGCCGTGCACGCCGGCCGGCGTGATCGAACTGCTCGACCGCACCGGCACCCGCATCGAGGGCGCGCACGCGGTCGTGCTCGGCCGCAGCAACATCGTCGGACTGCCGGTCTCGCTGCTGCTGCTCGGCCGCAACGCGACGCTGACGGTCTGCCACTCGCGCACGAAGGACATCGGCGCGGTCACGCGCGAGGCCGACATCCTCGTCGTCGCGATTGGCAAGACGCGCTTTGTCACGGCCGCTATGGTCAAGCCGGGCGCGGTCGTCATCGACGTCGGCATCAACGAGATCCCCGACGCGACGAAGAAATCCGGCAAGCGGCTGGTCGGCGACGTGGATTTCGACGCGGTCAAGGAAGTGGCCGGCGCGATCACGCCGGTGCCGGGCGGCGTCGGCCCGATGACGATCGCGATGTTGATGCAGAACACGCTGACGGCGGCCAAGCGGAGCGTGGGCGCGTAACCGGCACGGCAGGCGACGATGGATCAAGACGTTACACTGATCGTTTTTTCGGCGGGCGGCGTGCGCGACGAGGTCGAGCGGCTTGTCACCGATTCGCGCCACGCCGTGACCGCCGACGTCGTCGCGCTGGCGCGCCAGACGCCGGGTATCGGGCGCATCATCATCGCGACCGACTCGCCCGCGCTGGTCGAGACGCTCAAGCCGTATGACGTGATCGCGGACTACGACCGCGCGCTGGAGTCGTTCTCCTTCGGCGCGCGCTTCGAGCAGCTCATCCGCGACCATGACGTGCAGCGCCCGTTCTACCTGGGCGGCGGCGCGGGCGCGCTGCTGACGGCCGCGGAGATGCGCGGCATCGTCGAGCGCCTGCGCGCCGCCGATCAAATCGTGATCCCCAACAACATCTTCTCGTCGGACTTCGTCGCCTTCACGCCCGGCGAAGCGGCGCTCGGCCTGCCGCCGCAGGAAAACGACAACAACCTCGCGTTCCTGTTGCGCACGGAACGCGGGTTGCCGCACCAACCGCTGCCGCGCACGGTCGGCACGCAGTTCGACATCGACACGCCCACCGACGTGGTGCTGCTGGCGTACAGCCACGGGCTCGGCGCGCACGCGCGCGCGTTCGTCGCCGATGCCCCGCTCAACCGCGCGCCGGTCGAGCGGCTGCTGCCGCAGTTGACGCGGCACGAACCGGAGTTGCTGGTGTTCGGGCGCGTCTCCGGCGAGATCTGGCTGTATTTCGAGAAGAACGTCGCCTGCCGCACGCGGCTCGTCTCCGAGGAGCGCGGCCTGGTCGCCAGCGGGCGCGAGGCGCGCGGCGAGGCGCGCTCGCTGCTCGGTTTCCTGTTCGATGCGCACGGCTCGCAGCACGCGTTCGAGTTGCTGTCCGAGTTGTGCACCGGCGCGCTGATCGATACGCGCGTGCTGCTGGCGCACCGGCGACTGAAGCCGAGCGCGCACGACCGTTTCAACGCCGACCTCTTCCGCCCCGACGCGATCCGCGACGAGTGGCTGCGCGAGTTCACCCGCGCCGCGATGGAAGCGCCCGTGCCGGTGGTGCTCGGCGGGCACTCACTCGTCTGCGGCGGGCTTTACCTGTTGACCGAGGCGGCCTGGAAGGACTACCCGCCGCCGGGGACCGACGCGCGGCGGTCGTGAGTCTGTCAACGGATGGATAGCGGATAAGCGGATAGATCGGCCCACTACCCGGAACGTGCCGCTCACAACGAAATCGGCCCGCCATATCGCATGGCGGGCCGAGGTGTTTGTGAAGCCTGTCGTGAGGTTCCCGAAATAGGCGTTCATCGGTACGGGCGTTCAGTTGAACGCCCGCAGTCACATCCGCTTATCCGTTATCCATCCGTTGACACCGCTGTCAGTTCTGGAAGAACGAAATTATTTCGCGCACGCGGCGTCCCACCGTGACCGGCGGGCTGGACGAGGCCGGGTCGCTCTTGATACGCACCGTGTAGGTGTCGGGGTCGAGTCCGTCGAAGCCGTAGAAGCCGAAGTCGTCGGTGGTTTCCGTGCGCTGGTAATTCTTGGTCGCGCTGACCGCCACCATCTCCAGCCCCTTGACCGGCTTGCTGGTCTTGTCCGTCACCTGCCCGCGGATGCTGCCGTTCTCGTCGTTGGTCGCCTGCGTGCCCTGCATCTGCACGCGATACTTTGCCCCCGGCACGGCGCTAGGCGTCGGCGTGGGGCCGCTCGTGACCGGCGGGCGGGTCGCGCCCGGCGTGGGCGGTACGCCGCCGCCCGACTGGCAGGCCGCCACCGCAGCATTGTACTTGCTCTGGTTCGTCGCGGTGGCGTTCATGCCCAGCGCGCCGCTGTAGGCGTCGATCGCCAGGCACGAGCCGCCGCGCTCCATCAGGTAATCGCCGTACGAAATATACGCCTGGTAGAGCCGCGAACGAGAGTCCTGGTAATCTGGATTGATTCTGACAAGCTCGGTAAATGACTCGACGGCGCGCTTCCAGTCGGCGCTCCATGCGCTCAGGCCGCGCAGGTAGACCGACGCCAGGTAGCGCTCCAGCTGCACATGGTCGTCTTTGCGGATGGCAAGCGCCTTGTCGAAGCGCTGTACCGCCTCTTCCCAGCGCTCGTCCTTCAGGAACTGGCGCGCCAGCGTGAGGTTGCCGTTATAGAGCATCTGCTCGACATCGGCCTTCTTGTAGTCGGGCTGAACGCGTCGCAGGCCATCGAGCATGCTGAGTGCCGTCTCGTAGTCCTGCTTGTCATACGCGTCTTTGGCCTGCTGGTACGCCGCGCCGAGAATCTCATCCTGTGACACCTGACTCAGCGTGGGCGTGGGCAGCGGCTGGCCGGCCGCCACCGGCGCAGTCTGCTTCTGCAGGGATGCCAGCAGGTCCTTGATCTCTTTGTCGTTCGGGTTGAACTGCTGGGCGTAACGCAGTTCCTGATACGCCAGTTCCAGGTTGCCATCTTTGAGGTATGCTTTGGCCGCGTCTTTGTGCTGCTGCGCGGTGTTCAGCGCCACGCGGTCGCGGTCCTGCAGGCCCTGATACACGCCGGCCGCGCCAAAGCCGACCAGCAGTGCGAGCAGCCACGCGCCCATAAAGATGATGGCAGCCGCAATCGTCGGCGTGCCGTCGCGCCGCCGCACACGCACCGTTTGCACCGACGTGCGGCTCAATGCGCGCGCGCGCGCCGGGACGAGCGCGCGGCTTGCTGTGGGCGCGCGCGGGGGCGTCGGTGCGGCCTGCACAGCCAGCTTGGAGCTCTCCGGAAGCGGTGGCGTTTGGGTCGAAGTAGCAGGCGCAGAGACTTCCGCCGGCGCGCCCTCGGATGGGGTCGCCTGCGCGACCGGTTCGGCGGGCGCGGCCTGTGGCGGTACCACCGGCAGCGCGCTGGACGCCGGCTTCGCTTCCTTGCGGCCTTCCGGCAGCGCGCCGGGTTTGGCGCCTGCTTTGCGGCCCGGGTTCGGGCGGTGAAGCGACGGCAGGTGGAGCCGGTGCTCCGAGTGATGTTTAATGTAAGCGCCGCAGTTCGGGCAGAAGTCGTACTTGCCGTGAACCGTCGTACCGCATGACTTGCACTGCATCAATGTTCCCGTAATCAACCCGGGCGGGTCTGCCGCCGAGGCGTTTTGTGCTATCGCACGTCAGATGGTCATCAATGGAAACACAAGGTCGATTCGCGCCCGTCTACATGTAGGCGCGTCTCCACACCCAGTGGGCCGGGCGACCCGCCCCCTATTTTTTGTGGGCTGTCGCTGAAATTCGCAAGCGGTGCGCCGGGTTGGGTGTGCTGGCGTCTGCAAACACGGGCCAAAGCCAGACACAACCTCCATTATGAAGCCAATCCGCGATAATGCCAACTGCGGACTACGTTAATTCGTCATAATCAGTGAATAGATTGGCGAACGTATGACGATGCGCCTAATATGGTACAATCTGCGCATGGCGAGACGGCTCCCGCTGTTTGGCATCGTCTGGGCATACCTTGCGCTGGCGGCTCTATATGCCGTCAATACGCCGCGTTGGGAGGTACCCGACGAGCCGGCGCACTACAACTACGTGCGCACCATCGCCGAGACGGGCGCATTGCCTGTCTTGCAACTGGGCGACTACGACCAGGCGTACCTCGAGGCGATCAAGTCGCAGAAGTTTCCACCCGACATGCCGGTCGATGGCATCCGCTACGAATCGCACCAGCCGCCTTCCTATTATCTGCTCGCAACGCCGTTCTACATCGCCGGCCAGCCGGCTCATCCCGACGCGCGACTGATCGGGCTGCGACTCTACTCGGTGCTGTGGGGCGCGGTATTGCTGGCGCTCGTGTACCGGCTGGCCGCGCAATTGTTCCCGGACGACCCGTGGCTGCCGCTGATCGCGACCAGCATAGCCGCCTTCGTGCCGCAGCACCTCGCCATGGTTTCGGGCGTCAACAACGATGTGCTGTCCGAGGTCATCTTGACCGCCATCGCGCTGGTGCTGGTGCGCATCCTCGGACAGCGCAGCAACCCGCGCGGGTGGCCCTGGGCGGGCGTGCTCGTCGGGCTTGGCCTGCTGACCAAGACGACCGCCTACGTCTCCGTCGGGCTGGTCGTCGCTGCGGCGGCGCTACGCTGGTGGCAGAACCGCGCAGACCGCCTGCCGTTGATGCAGGCGGTCCTGCCGCCGGCGCGCGCGCTGCTGGTCGCCGCGCTGATCGGCAGCCCCTGGTTTGTGCGTGGCGCGCTGACGTACGGGCCCGGCGACTGGCTCGGGCTCGGACGTCACAATGCCGTCGTAATCGGCCAGCCGCGCACATTGGAGCTGTACGGCAATTACGCGGCTGCGGCGGGCGACTGGCTGGCGATCATGTTTCGCTCATTCTGGGGCCAGTTCGGCTGGATGGGCGTCGTGCTGGATGCGCGCATCTATCTGGCGTTGCTCGCGTGCAGCCTGTTCGCGCTGAGCGGCTGGGCCGTGGCGCTCCGGAGCGGCGAACCGCAAACCGCAGACGGCAGGGCGCGCATGCAGTTCGCGCAATTGGCGCTGCTGGCGGTCTGGTTCGCGTTCACCTTCACGACGACCGCCGCCTACAGCCTGGAGTTCTTCCAGGCGCAGGGCCGCTATCTGTTTCCCGCGCTCGGTGCGATTGCGATCGGCCTGGCGATCGGGCTGCGCGCCTGGTGGCGGCTGTTCGCCCACGCGCTGGCGCGCTTCCGGCTGCCCGCTGGCGCGGTCGAATGGGCGCTGACCGGCGCGCTCGTAGTCGCGTTCTGCGTGCTCGACCTCGTCTGCCTGTACCGCTTCCTGATTCCGGCGTTCCGGTAATCGTATGGGACTGTTCCGCGACCGTGTAGCGCTGGCAACCACCGCCGTGTTCCTAGTCGTCATCAGCCTCCCCTATGTGCTGGCAGCCGCGTGGGCGCCGCCCGGCGCGACCTTCCTCGGTTCGTTCTACAACTCGCAGGATATGATGGTGTACCTGTCGGCCATCCGCGCGGGCGCGCGCGGCGAGTGGCTGCGCACCCTGCCGTACACCACCGAGGCGCACCAGCCGGCGCTGTACTATATCTACTACATGGCGCTCGGCCATCTGGCCGCGCCGGACATGCTGACGTTCCACAGCGCGCGCATCGTTTCGGCGCTCGCACTGGCCGCCGCGCTATATGCGCTGATCGTGCAGGTGCTGAGTACCGCGTTGGAACGGCGCACCGCATTCATCCTGGGGCTGCTCGGCATGGGTGTCGGCTTCATCGTCATGCTGATGGGCTTCGGAAAAGCAATCCGGCCGACCGACATCTTCCTGCCGACCTCATCGCTTCTGAGCGCGGCGATCATCAACCCGCACTTCCCGCTCGGCGCGGCGATGCAACTGGCGATGCTGGCGGCCTACCTGCGGGCGCGGCGCGCGCCCTATCGCACTGGAACGCTGGCGATCGGATCGGTTGCCTGCCTGGTGCTGGGCTTCCTGCTGCCGTATCAACTATTTGTGGCCGGCGCGATTATGGGCGTTGATGCGGCCTGCGAGGCGTGGCGGCACCGGCGGCTCTGGACGCCTGCAACGCGCGCCGCCTTCTTCATCCTGCTGCCCGGTGCCGCGCCACTCATGTACTACCTGGGTCTGCAAACAATCGTGCCATTCTGGAAAGAGTTAATCGCGCAGTGGCCGGTGCTTGAGCACCAGTTCAGCGCGCCGGACTTCATCGCGGGCTACGGCTGGCTGCTCGTGCTCGCCGTGACAGGCGCCGTGCATATAGCACGCCGACCCGCAGGCACCGACGCCGAGCGTTTCCTCGTAATCTGGCTCGTCGTGAACGCGCTTCTGATCGTAGCGCCGCTCGACTTCTCGGACCGCACAAGCCTCGGTTTCAGTGCGGTGCTGACGATGCTGGCAGCGGTCGCGCTCGCGCGTGTGGTCGGGCCGTGGCTGGCGAGCCGGGCGCAGGGCGCGCGGCTGGCGGCGCGCTACCCGCGCTTCACGCATCATTTCCCCGCC
The sequence above is a segment of the Chloroflexota bacterium genome. Coding sequences within it:
- a CDS encoding amidase is translated as MPSTELNWLTATELAARIRRKEVSAREVMEAHLAQIDRVNPKVNAIVTFLPERAMDGARAADEQQARGEPLGPLHGLPIAHKDLVETKGIRTTYGSPIYKDFVPDFDALIIERMRGAGAITIGKTNTPEFGAGSQTFNPVFGATLNPYDTTKTCGGSSGGAAVALACGMLPIADGSDTGGSLRNPANFNNVVGFRTAPGRVPVWPSRNGWATLPVKGPMARTVQDVALLLSVLAGPDPRSPIAIMEPSSTFMQSLARDFKGVRIAWSPTLGGLPVDPRVTAALEAQRHVFADLGCAVEAADPDLHDADEIFKVLRAANFALAYGDLIKTHRDQIKETVIWNTEEGLKLTGPQIGAAEQKHTALYQRMRAFMTQYEFVICPVNQVPPFDVKTPYPTEIAGVKMETYIDWMKSAYYITVTGHPAISVPCGFTPEGLPVGVQIVGRHQNEMGVLQLAHAFEQATGFGKQRPVVAA
- a CDS encoding carboxypeptidase regulatory-like domain-containing protein codes for the protein MQCKSCGTTVHGKYDFCPNCGAYIKHHSEHRLHLPSLHRPNPGRKAGAKPGALPEGRKEAKPASSALPVVPPQAAPAEPVAQATPSEGAPAEVSAPATSTQTPPLPESSKLAVQAAPTPPRAPTASRALVPARARALSRTSVQTVRVRRRDGTPTIAAAIIFMGAWLLALLVGFGAAGVYQGLQDRDRVALNTAQQHKDAAKAYLKDGNLELAYQELRYAQQFNPNDKEIKDLLASLQKQTAPVAAGQPLPTPTLSQVSQDEILGAAYQQAKDAYDKQDYETALSMLDGLRRVQPDYKKADVEQMLYNGNLTLARQFLKDERWEEAVQRFDKALAIRKDDHVQLERYLASVYLRGLSAWSADWKRAVESFTELVRINPDYQDSRSRLYQAYISYGDYLMERGGSCLAIDAYSGALGMNATATNQSKYNAAVAACQSGGGVPPTPGATRPPVTSGPTPTPSAVPGAKYRVQMQGTQATNDENGSIRGQVTDKTSKPVKGLEMVAVSATKNYQRTETTDDFGFYGFDGLDPDTYTVRIKSDPASSSPPVTVGRRVREIISFFQN
- a CDS encoding GNAT family N-acetyltransferase → MPITFRPVAVPDDFERLAAIASQSSTRPITAAQLTEWEWQLPPGTVRERLCAIDERGAVAGYSLCERVPFMLPGNYYVDVHVDRAAQRRGVGARLLAEAEHFAVAHGATRLESEVSDIDPAWQAFAARRGFTVDRRIFESRLDLAAFDERPFVGVVEAAQAGGIRFFALAEAGNTEANRRRLFALSHACAQDIPGREPINMTFEDMDRLGYQTSFFRPDGVWLAADGDTWVGQTVISYYAETNSTYTQHTGVLRAYRERRIALALKLLGIRWSRSIGAAHTRTHNDSQNTPILAINRALGFQPLPGYARMLKAVNSGQ
- a CDS encoding sporulation protein, producing the protein MFDFLKGAKATMTVTLDRAANQAYLPGETVRAQIVVETQGEFKVQEGRVALVYIEDYQYRDERATTDSDGDHSREIVKVWGKSEAEVQRVVFAREGPLPKNVRQTFDYSVAIPPQALPSLTGGAILKSRWVVKATLDRRLASDVNTEAMLTVVTLALGTNRAPGEFGASNEPNEAALSLALPGHEFVPGETISGQFSVRPAKNFDASEVRVELVCLENVPREKGNTHEGIAKVKLAGGTKFQAGQPIVFPFSVAVPAVAPASANTPNGSITWVLKGVLSRTLRSDTRVEEPVLVYPARR
- a CDS encoding glycosyltransferase family 39 protein; the protein is MARRLPLFGIVWAYLALAALYAVNTPRWEVPDEPAHYNYVRTIAETGALPVLQLGDYDQAYLEAIKSQKFPPDMPVDGIRYESHQPPSYYLLATPFYIAGQPAHPDARLIGLRLYSVLWGAVLLALVYRLAAQLFPDDPWLPLIATSIAAFVPQHLAMVSGVNNDVLSEVILTAIALVLVRILGQRSNPRGWPWAGVLVGLGLLTKTTAYVSVGLVVAAAALRWWQNRADRLPLMQAVLPPARALLVAALIGSPWFVRGALTYGPGDWLGLGRHNAVVIGQPRTLELYGNYAAAAGDWLAIMFRSFWGQFGWMGVVLDARIYLALLACSLFALSGWAVALRSGEPQTADGRARMQFAQLALLAVWFAFTFTTTAAYSLEFFQAQGRYLFPALGAIAIGLAIGLRAWWRLFAHALARFRLPAGAVEWALTGALVVAFCVLDLVCLYRFLIPAFR
- a CDS encoding bifunctional 5,10-methylenetetrahydrofolate dehydrogenase/5,10-methenyltetrahydrofolate cyclohydrolase — encoded protein: MTATIIDGTKIAEDIRNKVKAEAAELKEKHGLVAGLATVLVGDNPGSHAYVRMKRKTCADLGLTSFGHELPATATQAEVVDLVRRLGADPAVHGILVQLPLPNQISEEAVLREVPLAKDVDGFNPVNIGNLGMKNRTPTFAPCTPAGVIELLDRTGTRIEGAHAVVLGRSNIVGLPVSLLLLGRNATLTVCHSRTKDIGAVTREADILVVAIGKTRFVTAAMVKPGAVVIDVGINEIPDATKKSGKRLVGDVDFDAVKEVAGAITPVPGGVGPMTIAMLMQNTLTAAKRSVGA